One part of the Phragmites australis chromosome 3, lpPhrAust1.1, whole genome shotgun sequence genome encodes these proteins:
- the LOC133912516 gene encoding nascent polypeptide-associated complex subunit alpha-like protein 1 has protein sequence MTAQTVEELAAQIEQQKLEEQKTEAEEVVVEDDEDDDEDDDDDDKDDDELEGQEGDASGKSKQSRSEKKSRKAMLKLGMKPITGVSRVTVKKSKNILFVISKPDVFKSPNSDTYVIFGEAKIEDLSSQLQTQAAEQFKAPDLSQMISKPETSGLGQEDNDEEVDETGVEPKDIELVMTQATVSRAKAVKALKAANGDIVTAIMELTN, from the exons ATGACAGCGCAGACTgtcgaggagctcgccgcccaGATCGAGCAGCAGAAGCTCGAGGAGCAGAAGACGGAG GCAGAGGAGGTTGTGgttgaggatgatgaggatgacgacgaggacgatgacgatgatgacaaggatgatgatGAACTGGAGG GACAAGAAGGAGATGCCAGTGGCAAATCAAAGCAAAGCAGGAGTGAGAAGAAGAGCCGCAAGGCGATGCTGAAGCTTGGCATGAAGCCCATCACTGGTGTCAGTCGTGTGACCGTGAAGAAAAGCAAGAAT ATATTGTTTGTCATCTCCAAGCCAGATGTCTTCAAGAGCCCGAATTCTGATACCTATGTCATCTTCGGCGAGGCCAAGATCGAGGATCTCAGCTCCCAGCTGCAGACCCAGGCAGCGGAACAATTCAAGGCTCCTGACTTGAGCCAGATGATCTCGAAGCCCGAGACATCGGGCCTGGGTCAGGAGGACAACGACGAGGAGGTTGACGAGACCGGAGTCGAGCCCAAGGACATTGAGCTGGTGATGACCCAGGCAACCGTCTCGAGGGCCAAGGCCGTCAAGGCTCTCAAGGCTGCTAATGGAGACATCGTCACCGCCATTATGGAGCTGACGAATTAG